From one Blastocatellia bacterium genomic stretch:
- the polA gene encoding DNA polymerase I → MAPPEAKILLVPRVRAKLVIPATGDPAPQDEIETAPGNQVEFTPMSTKRRLFLIDGMSNIFRAYYAIRGLSTSRGFPTNAIYGFTAMLKKLITEEKPDYLAVVFDTAEPTFRHEMFPDYKATRSEMPDDLAEQIPYIYRVCEALRVPVLTKPGYEADDIIATLARRAADRGMDVVIVSNDKDLCQLVDDKVRILKADRQNYVYYDEKGVEERLGVKPSQVADYLALVGDSVDNIPGAPGIGEKGAAQIIRQFGTLEKALENWDKIEKRSYRESLRDHREQILKSRQLVTLRLDVPLEIDFSHLVYTGPDVKAMRELFTELEFTSLLRELIAAFGAAEKAAPVPSTLTPVSGTYRLVTHPSDVASALEKIWQKDRLAFSLDVADGEIKGLALATAPQSADYLDLHQAEGSLAAVRDVFENGLIAKIGHDVKTSLKLLAQRGIALEGLADDVMIAGWLLNPNRGKYDLPTLVRDHLHIEWPEDETPWRVRAREADFLFRLHQVLNQRMEELELVRVYREIELPLIEILAEMEQIGVRIDTQALADVSREMDGEIERLTGEIYAAAGQEFNINSPQQLGDVLARLGLTTTRRTKKTGRIATSADVLEELARAHPLPRLVLEYRELVKLKGTYVDALPKLINPRTGRVHTTFNQTGTATGRLSSSSPNLQNIPVRTEWGQRIRRAFTAEPGWLLLSADYSQIELRLLAHITGDEAMTEAFRQGTDIHAHVARTVFGATTPEQIREMRRLAKIVNFGIAYSIGAFGLAQRIGVSRREAHRIIENYYRTYTAVRRYMQQTPQRARETGYVRTFCGRIRPIPDIANKNPSLRARAEREAINAPIQGAAADLVKMAMIRVHSRLKKERLTSRMLLQVHDELLLEVPEAERDIVPALVKSEMETVYPLSVPLVVDVGIGHNWLEAKGE, encoded by the coding sequence GTGGCGCCACCCGAGGCGAAAATTCTTCTCGTTCCCCGCGTCAGGGCCAAACTCGTTATCCCGGCGACAGGGGATCCCGCGCCGCAGGATGAGATTGAAACGGCTCCCGGCAACCAAGTAGAATTCACACCGATGAGCACGAAACGGCGGCTTTTCCTCATTGACGGGATGTCGAACATCTTCCGCGCCTATTATGCGATTCGCGGGCTCTCGACCTCGCGGGGCTTTCCCACCAATGCCATCTACGGCTTCACCGCCATGCTCAAGAAACTCATCACCGAGGAGAAGCCCGACTATCTCGCCGTCGTCTTCGACACCGCCGAACCGACGTTTCGTCACGAAATGTTTCCCGACTACAAGGCGACGCGCAGCGAAATGCCGGATGATCTGGCCGAACAGATCCCCTATATCTACCGCGTGTGCGAGGCGTTGCGGGTGCCCGTGCTCACCAAACCGGGCTACGAGGCGGATGACATCATTGCGACTCTGGCCCGACGCGCCGCCGACCGGGGAATGGACGTCGTCATCGTCTCCAACGACAAGGACCTCTGTCAGCTCGTTGACGACAAGGTTCGCATTCTCAAAGCCGATCGGCAAAACTACGTCTACTACGATGAAAAAGGCGTGGAGGAGCGCCTCGGCGTCAAACCCTCGCAGGTGGCCGATTATCTCGCGCTCGTGGGCGATTCGGTGGATAACATTCCCGGCGCTCCCGGCATCGGCGAAAAAGGAGCCGCTCAGATCATTCGCCAGTTCGGCACTCTGGAAAAAGCCCTGGAGAACTGGGACAAAATCGAGAAGCGAAGTTACCGGGAATCATTGCGGGATCATCGGGAACAGATTCTCAAATCTCGCCAGCTCGTCACTCTGCGGCTCGATGTCCCCCTGGAGATTGACTTCTCTCATCTAGTCTACACCGGCCCCGACGTCAAAGCCATGCGTGAGCTTTTCACAGAGCTGGAGTTCACCTCGCTCTTGAGAGAGCTGATCGCGGCCTTCGGAGCGGCCGAAAAAGCAGCTCCCGTTCCCTCCACCCTCACACCGGTCTCAGGAACCTACCGGTTGGTGACTCATCCCTCGGACGTCGCCAGCGCGCTGGAGAAAATCTGGCAAAAGGATCGGCTCGCTTTCTCCCTCGACGTCGCCGACGGCGAGATCAAAGGTCTGGCCCTGGCCACAGCGCCTCAGTCGGCGGACTATCTCGACCTCCATCAGGCCGAGGGCTCGCTCGCTGCCGTGCGCGATGTTTTTGAAAACGGCCTCATTGCCAAGATCGGACACGATGTCAAAACCTCCCTCAAGCTGCTCGCCCAGAGGGGCATCGCACTTGAAGGATTGGCCGATGATGTGATGATCGCCGGTTGGCTGCTCAATCCCAATCGAGGGAAATATGACCTGCCGACGCTCGTGCGCGATCACCTTCACATCGAGTGGCCGGAGGACGAAACGCCCTGGCGCGTTCGCGCCCGCGAAGCCGATTTCCTTTTTCGCCTCCATCAGGTTCTCAACCAGCGGATGGAGGAGTTGGAACTGGTGCGGGTCTATCGCGAGATCGAACTTCCACTCATCGAGATTCTCGCTGAGATGGAGCAAATCGGCGTGAGAATTGATACTCAGGCCCTGGCTGACGTCTCCCGCGAGATGGATGGAGAAATCGAACGATTGACCGGAGAGATTTACGCCGCGGCCGGACAGGAGTTCAATATCAACTCTCCCCAGCAACTCGGCGACGTCCTCGCGCGGCTGGGACTCACCACCACGCGTCGAACGAAAAAGACGGGACGCATCGCCACCAGCGCCGATGTTCTGGAAGAACTCGCCCGCGCGCATCCTCTCCCCCGCCTCGTGCTGGAATATCGGGAGCTGGTGAAATTGAAGGGAACCTATGTGGACGCCCTCCCCAAGCTCATCAATCCTCGGACCGGTCGGGTTCACACGACCTTCAACCAGACGGGGACGGCGACCGGGCGCCTCTCCTCCTCATCGCCGAACCTGCAGAATATTCCCGTGCGGACCGAATGGGGGCAACGGATTCGTCGCGCTTTCACGGCGGAGCCGGGCTGGCTCCTGCTTTCGGCGGACTACTCGCAGATCGAGTTGCGGCTGCTGGCGCACATCACCGGCGATGAGGCCATGACCGAAGCCTTCCGCCAGGGCACCGACATTCACGCGCACGTGGCGCGAACCGTCTTTGGAGCGACGACACCGGAACAGATCCGCGAGATGCGCCGACTGGCCAAGATCGTCAACTTCGGTATCGCCTACAGCATCGGAGCCTTTGGCCTGGCGCAACGCATCGGGGTTTCCCGCCGCGAGGCTCACCGCATCATCGAGAACTATTACCGCACCTACACCGCCGTCCGCCGCTACATGCAGCAGACCCCTCAACGCGCGCGTGAAACGGGATACGTGCGAACCTTCTGCGGACGGATCCGACCCATTCCCGACATCGCCAACAAGAATCCCAGCCTGCGGGCTCGCGCCGAGCGCGAAGCCATCAATGCTCCGATCCAGGGAGCGGCTGCCGACCTCGTCAAAATGGCCATGATCCGCGTCCACTCCCGCCTCAAAAAAGAACGCCTCACGAGTCGAATGCTCCTTCAGGTCCATGATGAACTTCTGCTCGAAGTGCCGGAAGCCGAGCGAGACATCGTTCCCGCCCTCGTCAAATCAGAGATGGAGACCGTCTATCCCCTGAGCGTCCCCCTCGTGGTGGATGTCGGCATAGGCCACAACTGGCTGGAAGCCAAGGGGGAATAA
- a CDS encoding Rieske 2Fe-2S domain-containing protein, protein MDKVNPSVGAAEKIPATSAAGVPSAARTAKKDAGEVAPSVPTDEASDRSLINRMRRRLVWTSVVGFLTANFLMFLRFFFPRALFEPSTVFRIGYPSDFAPGVDTRFQDKYRIWVVRTADRLFVIYARCTHLGCTPNWSQGENKFKCPCHGSGYDMEGINFEGPAPRPMDRAKVELDAEGQIVVDVSKLYSWPKGGPNQFNEPGSYIPV, encoded by the coding sequence ATGGATAAGGTGAACCCTTCGGTCGGTGCGGCAGAGAAAATTCCGGCCACCTCTGCCGCCGGGGTCCCGTCGGCAGCCCGGACCGCGAAAAAGGATGCCGGAGAAGTGGCTCCGTCGGTTCCCACCGATGAAGCGTCGGACCGCTCTCTCATAAACCGGATGCGTCGTCGTCTCGTGTGGACGTCGGTCGTCGGATTTTTGACGGCGAACTTCCTGATGTTCTTGCGATTCTTTTTCCCTCGGGCATTGTTCGAACCGAGTACGGTTTTCCGCATCGGCTATCCATCGGATTTCGCTCCCGGCGTGGATACGCGGTTTCAGGATAAGTATCGGATCTGGGTGGTGCGAACCGCCGATCGGTTGTTTGTCATTTATGCGCGGTGCACGCATCTGGGCTGCACGCCCAACTGGAGCCAGGGGGAGAATAAGTTCAAGTGTCCCTGCCATGGCAGCGGCTATGATATGGAGGGGATCAACTTTGAAGGCCCCGCGCCACGCCCGATGGACCGCGCCAAGGTTGAACTGGACGCCGAGGGACAGATCGTCGTGGATGTCAGTAAGCTCTATTCCTGGCCCAAAGGCGGTCCGAATCAGTTCAATGAGCCGGGTTCCTATATTCCCGTTTAG
- a CDS encoding cytochrome b N-terminal domain-containing protein → MSEELKSKSSGVGLLERVREEIETLKPRVVEELEELKKDFKEPQRTQIWRSIFRVPHDRKDPRNRAIAVLANVFLHLHPARVNRDAVRYSYTWGMGGITFYLFIVLTFTGVLLMFYYHPTKVQAFRDILYLEHDVPFGRLLRNMHRWAAHLMVITTWLHMFRVVLTGSYKKPREFNWCVGVILLVLTLLLSFTGYLLPDDQLGVWAVTVGTNMARATPLLGHEGPFGPQLGMTPYNDVRFALLGGSIVDANALLRAYIWHCIAIPLIAAIFMGVHFWRVRKDGGISGPAPVMLESEMKPVRKL, encoded by the coding sequence ATGAGCGAGGAACTGAAGTCCAAAAGCAGCGGCGTCGGCTTGCTGGAACGGGTTCGTGAGGAGATCGAAACCCTCAAGCCGAGGGTGGTGGAGGAACTGGAAGAGCTTAAGAAGGATTTCAAGGAACCGCAACGAACCCAGATCTGGCGGTCCATCTTTCGCGTGCCTCATGATCGAAAGGATCCGCGCAATCGCGCCATTGCCGTGCTGGCTAACGTCTTTTTGCATTTGCATCCGGCGCGGGTCAATCGAGATGCAGTGAGGTACAGTTACACCTGGGGCATGGGTGGCATCACCTTCTACCTTTTCATCGTTCTCACCTTCACCGGGGTGTTGCTCATGTTCTATTATCACCCGACCAAGGTTCAGGCCTTCCGCGACATTCTCTACCTGGAGCACGATGTTCCCTTCGGGCGACTCCTCAGGAACATGCATCGGTGGGCTGCTCATTTGATGGTCATCACGACGTGGCTGCATATGTTTCGGGTCGTATTGACGGGGTCGTACAAGAAGCCGCGCGAGTTCAACTGGTGCGTGGGTGTGATCTTGCTCGTGCTGACGCTGCTTTTGAGCTTTACCGGCTACCTTTTGCCCGACGATCAGTTGGGCGTGTGGGCTGTCACCGTCGGCACGAACATGGCGCGAGCGACCCCGTTACTGGGCCATGAAGGGCCGTTCGGACCGCAATTGGGGATGACGCCGTACAATGACGTGCGATTTGCCCTGCTCGGCGGTTCGATCGTGGATGCCAATGCCTTGTTGCGGGCGTATATCTGGCATTGCATTGCCATTCCGCTCATTGCCGCGATCTTCATGGGGGTTCATTTCTGGCGGGTGCGCAAAGATGGCGGAATCTCCGGCCCGGCTCCCGTGATGCTGGAGTCCGAGATGAAGCCGGTGAGGAAACTGTGA
- a CDS encoding cytochrome C → MDWGQLWEIISAPDNIPIVALMILVPFYTWYGFRQARANDRLIAELEANPELAKTHHRKTFPYRPGWPLEVHTWPYLLRIEFLAAIVVTAILMVWSITLNAPLEEPANPNLTPNPSKAPWYFVGLQEMLVYFDPWFAGVVLPTLIILGLMAFPYVDANPLGNGYYTWRQRTVAVTSFCLGFLMWILLIFIGTLIRGPGWMWFWPGQTWDHNRLIYEVNRDLPDLFGVTSVWGKAVLGFFAVALFYLVAGWVIHKLVTRTPLNRKIFERTSLVQYLTFQFFAITILAGLPMKMLLRHLFRIKYVWITPWFNV, encoded by the coding sequence ATGGATTGGGGTCAACTCTGGGAAATTATTTCCGCTCCGGATAACATCCCCATCGTGGCCTTGATGATTCTGGTCCCGTTTTATACCTGGTACGGGTTTCGGCAGGCGCGGGCCAATGATCGCCTGATCGCCGAACTGGAAGCTAATCCCGAACTGGCCAAGACGCATCATCGGAAAACGTTTCCCTACCGTCCGGGTTGGCCGCTGGAGGTTCACACCTGGCCCTATTTGCTGCGGATCGAGTTTCTGGCGGCGATCGTTGTGACGGCCATCTTGATGGTCTGGTCCATCACGTTGAACGCGCCGCTGGAAGAGCCGGCGAATCCCAACTTGACGCCCAATCCCTCGAAAGCTCCCTGGTATTTCGTCGGGCTCCAGGAAATGCTCGTCTATTTCGATCCCTGGTTCGCCGGCGTGGTTTTGCCCACGTTAATTATTCTCGGCCTGATGGCTTTCCCCTACGTAGATGCCAATCCGCTGGGCAACGGTTATTACACCTGGCGGCAGCGGACGGTGGCGGTGACGTCGTTCTGTCTGGGCTTCCTCATGTGGATCCTTTTGATCTTCATCGGGACGCTCATTCGCGGGCCGGGATGGATGTGGTTCTGGCCGGGGCAGACCTGGGATCACAATCGCCTCATCTACGAAGTCAACCGCGACCTGCCGGATCTGTTTGGCGTCACCAGCGTCTGGGGCAAGGCCGTTCTGGGGTTTTTCGCCGTCGCACTCTTTTATCTTGTTGCGGGCTGGGTCATTCATAAGCTGGTGACACGGACGCCGCTCAATCGGAAGATTTTCGAGCGGACGAGTTTGGTTCAGTACCTCACGTTTCAATTTTTCGCCATCACGATTTTAGCCGGGTTGCCGATGAAGATGTTGCTGCGGCATCTGTTCCGCATCAAGTACGTGTGGATCACACCCTGGTTTAACGTGTGA
- a CDS encoding carboxypeptidase regulatory-like domain-containing protein: MVRSMTRSLALIIGLALFFTNCGKKEETQQQEQPAEQMAATYQPTGDEATITGVVNFTGEPPARRKIQMDADPVCAQKNPNALAEDVIVNNGKLQNVFIYVKSGAEKWSFPTPQEEVVLDQDGCVYVPHVLGIQANQPLKITSSDNTNHNIHPSPKNNPEWNVSQPPGSPPIIKTFARAEVMIPVKCNQHPWMRAYIGVLRHPFYAVSKADGTFELKGLPPGEYEIEAWHEKYGAQTTRVTLAAKEAKSIEFTYQATQAYRPGSLKMMPALVLPCCGEGANAEGH, encoded by the coding sequence ATGGTTCGTTCGATGACACGTTCTCTCGCATTGATCATCGGTCTTGCCCTTTTCTTTACAAATTGCGGCAAGAAGGAAGAGACACAGCAACAGGAGCAACCGGCCGAGCAAATGGCGGCGACCTATCAGCCCACCGGTGATGAAGCAACCATTACCGGCGTCGTCAACTTCACCGGTGAGCCGCCGGCCCGCCGGAAGATTCAGATGGATGCCGATCCGGTGTGCGCTCAAAAGAACCCCAATGCGCTGGCCGAGGATGTCATCGTCAATAATGGCAAGCTCCAGAACGTCTTCATTTATGTCAAGAGTGGAGCGGAGAAGTGGTCGTTTCCAACGCCCCAGGAGGAAGTCGTGCTCGACCAGGACGGGTGCGTTTATGTTCCGCACGTCCTGGGCATCCAGGCGAATCAGCCGTTGAAAATCACCTCGTCCGACAATACGAACCACAACATCCATCCTTCGCCCAAGAACAATCCCGAGTGGAACGTGAGTCAGCCACCGGGCTCGCCCCCGATCATCAAGACGTTCGCTCGCGCCGAAGTCATGATCCCGGTCAAGTGCAATCAGCATCCCTGGATGCGGGCCTATATCGGTGTGCTGCGCCATCCGTTCTATGCCGTGAGCAAAGCCGATGGGACCTTCGAATTGAAGGGACTGCCGCCGGGTGAATACGAAATCGAGGCCTGGCACGAGAAGTACGGAGCGCAGACGACCCGGGTGACGCTCGCCGCCAAGGAGGCTAAGTCCATCGAGTTCACCTATCAGGCGACGCAGGCCTATCGGCCCGGATCATTGAAGATGATGCCGGCACTGGTTCTCCCGTGCTGCGGCGAGGGAGCAAACGCCGAAGGCCATTGA
- a CDS encoding COX15/CtaA family protein — protein sequence MTKSPWGHRLACMTAGMTLLLLIIGGLVTSNEAGDSVPDWPLAFGRLLPLGYLVGNVVYEYTHRVVAASVGVLTLVLNLWLWRREQRPWIRHVGWAALIAVVTQGLLGGVRVLLLEYRVPVAIIHATLAQLFFSLTIVLVEITSARWEALSPQGEGSAKEPSRARALASLSVAALFVQLILGAAYRHKAIGIIPHAVGAGVVSLLLVLAVRSVLRVTRTPSAATLEPTRTLLRRPARWVLGTLLVQVPLGIAAYLARRASIGDPQPMEPMISLTVSHLACGAVLLAATLTLALRLHRVFGAGMEKRELSTAVPRPMTSS from the coding sequence ATGACAAAGAGTCCCTGGGGACACCGCCTGGCCTGTATGACGGCGGGGATGACGTTGCTCCTGCTTATTATCGGAGGATTGGTCACCAGCAATGAAGCGGGAGATTCGGTTCCCGATTGGCCGCTGGCTTTCGGGCGGCTTCTTCCCCTGGGATATCTGGTGGGCAATGTCGTTTACGAATACACGCATCGGGTGGTCGCGGCGAGCGTCGGAGTGCTGACCCTCGTGCTGAACCTCTGGCTGTGGCGACGGGAACAACGACCCTGGATCCGTCATGTCGGATGGGCCGCGTTGATCGCCGTTGTCACCCAGGGCTTATTGGGAGGCGTGCGCGTTCTGTTGCTGGAGTATCGTGTCCCGGTGGCGATCATTCATGCGACGCTGGCCCAACTTTTCTTCAGTCTCACCATTGTCCTCGTGGAGATCACATCGGCTCGATGGGAAGCGTTATCTCCGCAGGGGGAGGGAAGTGCGAAGGAACCCTCGCGTGCGAGGGCGCTGGCGAGTTTGTCTGTGGCGGCCCTCTTCGTTCAACTCATTCTCGGCGCGGCCTATCGTCACAAGGCTATCGGTATCATTCCTCACGCTGTTGGAGCCGGAGTCGTTAGCCTGCTGCTCGTTCTCGCGGTGAGATCGGTGCTGCGTGTCACCCGAACGCCGTCAGCAGCAACACTGGAGCCGACGCGGACCCTGCTTCGACGTCCTGCCCGTTGGGTTCTGGGGACCTTGCTCGTTCAAGTTCCTCTCGGTATTGCGGCATATCTTGCACGACGCGCCTCAATCGGGGATCCGCAGCCGATGGAGCCGATGATTTCTCTCACCGTGAGCCACCTCGCCTGTGGGGCCGTGTTGCTGGCAGCGACATTGACGCTCGCCCTCCGTCTCCATCGTGTTTTCGGGGCGGGGATGGAAAAGAGGGAACTCTCCACGGCGGTTCCTCGACCGATGACCTCGAGCTAA
- the cyoE gene encoding heme o synthase, translating to MERAQALLIQLTERSPLLARLYALFELTKPEISFLVIMTAVTAFLLGSDRPLDFVRLGVATGGITLLSCGIATMNQYLERRLDGKMRRTERRPLPSGRLTAEVALLFGLTLSVAGEVILLFFVNGLTALVGAAAFVSYLFGYTPLKTKTTLCTAVGAIPGALPPVMGWTAARGELSLEAWVLFALLFLWQFPHFFAIAWLYREDYARAGIRMLPVVDPAGKVTGQQIVLYTGMLVGVSFLPVVMKMSGVIYLVAAIILGIYFLAVCIRAAITRSKWDARRAIHASVIYLQLLLLAMVLGRL from the coding sequence ATGGAGCGCGCTCAGGCACTTCTCATTCAGTTGACCGAGCGATCGCCGCTGTTGGCCCGGCTGTATGCCCTGTTCGAGCTGACCAAGCCGGAGATCAGCTTCCTCGTCATCATGACGGCGGTGACGGCGTTTCTCCTCGGGTCCGACCGTCCCCTCGACTTCGTCCGGCTCGGCGTCGCCACCGGTGGGATTACGCTTCTGTCCTGCGGTATCGCTACGATGAATCAGTATCTGGAACGCCGGCTCGATGGGAAGATGCGGCGGACCGAGCGTCGTCCACTCCCCAGCGGTCGTTTGACGGCGGAGGTCGCCCTTCTTTTTGGCCTCACCCTCTCGGTCGCTGGCGAAGTCATTCTTCTTTTCTTCGTCAACGGACTGACGGCCCTCGTCGGCGCGGCGGCCTTTGTGAGCTATCTCTTCGGTTACACGCCGTTGAAAACCAAGACTACGCTCTGCACGGCGGTGGGTGCGATCCCCGGTGCCCTCCCTCCAGTCATGGGGTGGACGGCGGCGCGGGGAGAGCTGTCTCTGGAAGCGTGGGTTCTCTTTGCTCTGCTCTTCCTCTGGCAGTTTCCCCACTTTTTCGCGATTGCCTGGCTCTACCGGGAAGACTACGCCCGCGCGGGCATCCGCATGTTGCCGGTCGTTGATCCGGCGGGGAAAGTGACGGGACAGCAAATTGTCCTTTACACGGGGATGCTCGTTGGCGTGAGTTTTCTGCCGGTGGTGATGAAAATGTCGGGTGTGATCTATCTGGTGGCAGCGATCATCCTCGGGATCTATTTCCTCGCCGTTTGTATTCGAGCGGCCATCACTCGTTCCAAATGGGACGCACGTCGAGCCATCCACGCCTCAGTGATTTACCTTCAGCTTCTGCTCCTGGCCATGGTTCTCGGTCGGCTGTAG
- a CDS encoding cytochrome C oxidase subunit IV family protein produces the protein MAHEHAATTTTHSETSHRLYYMTWVWLLILTAVEVFLAYEQLSVHLMIVLLMGISIVKAALIIAHFMHLRFEKLNLVFTLVPMMVITISLLAAFFPDSFRLNELGVR, from the coding sequence ATGGCACACGAACACGCCGCAACAACAACGACTCATTCGGAGACCAGCCACCGCCTCTATTATATGACGTGGGTCTGGCTGCTGATTCTCACGGCAGTCGAAGTCTTCCTCGCCTACGAGCAGCTCTCGGTTCACCTGATGATCGTCCTGCTCATGGGCATTTCGATCGTCAAAGCCGCGCTCATCATCGCCCATTTCATGCATCTTCGGTTCGAGAAGCTCAACCTCGTCTTCACGCTCGTGCCGATGATGGTCATTACCATCTCTCTGCTGGCGGCATTTTTCCCGGATAGCTTCCGTCTGAACGAGCTGGGCGTCCGCTGA
- a CDS encoding cytochrome c oxidase subunit 3, producing MASARVENAKESVWGGGVLPYAIGSKKLGMWLFIVSDSLTFAGLLVGYSYLRVASPHWPMPFHLWPSIAMASLMTFFLLSSSLTMVLAVSASARGNRSQAARFIWLTILGGWAFILLHANEWRGLIHEGLKLTENPWAPDVPLFGAAFFTLTGLHMFHVFSGTVYLAVIALAYARGRLTHEDVEVSGLYWHFVDLVWMFIFPLVYLLSVKL from the coding sequence ATGGCGAGCGCACGCGTGGAGAATGCGAAAGAGTCGGTGTGGGGTGGAGGCGTCCTGCCTTACGCCATCGGCTCGAAGAAATTAGGAATGTGGTTGTTCATCGTCTCGGATTCGCTCACCTTTGCGGGATTGCTCGTCGGCTATAGCTACCTTCGCGTGGCGAGTCCGCACTGGCCGATGCCCTTTCACCTCTGGCCGTCCATCGCGATGGCCAGCTTGATGACATTCTTTTTGCTCTCAAGCAGCTTGACGATGGTGCTTGCCGTCTCGGCATCGGCGCGAGGAAACCGGTCCCAGGCCGCACGCTTTATCTGGCTGACGATTCTCGGCGGGTGGGCCTTCATCCTGCTGCACGCCAATGAATGGCGAGGTCTCATTCACGAAGGGCTCAAGCTCACGGAGAATCCCTGGGCCCCCGACGTACCGCTTTTCGGCGCGGCGTTTTTCACCCTGACCGGACTGCACATGTTTCACGTCTTCAGCGGGACCGTCTACCTCGCCGTCATCGCTCTGGCCTACGCCCGGGGACGACTCACGCACGAGGATGTGGAAGTGAGCGGCCTCTACTGGCACTTCGTTGATCTCGTGTGGATGTTCATCTTTCCCCTCGTCTACCTCCTCTCGGTCAAGCTCTGA
- a CDS encoding heme-copper oxidase subunit III: MIPSVTTTTRVRTPALGQRPGAGRPDDGRPPDRGEPPPPSPRTYRLGMIFALAGISMLFLGFTSAYVVRQGLGGDWQPFDWPPVLWVNTVVLLTSSATLWRAGVCFHHTHWRAFARWTTVTSLLGLGFLAGQLWVWHQLRMRGIYLNTNPNSSFFYLLTGTHGVHLAGGIVALLWLSILAWRLVRPTEATSATIARCRIAVDVTSLYWHFLDGLWIFLVLLLFLWR; encoded by the coding sequence ATGATTCCCTCGGTAACAACAACGACGCGGGTGCGAACCCCGGCGCTCGGCCAGCGGCCCGGAGCCGGGCGTCCCGATGATGGCCGACCGCCCGATCGGGGGGAGCCACCGCCTCCGTCGCCGCGCACCTATCGGCTGGGGATGATCTTCGCACTGGCCGGGATTTCCATGCTCTTTCTGGGATTCACCAGCGCTTATGTGGTCCGCCAGGGACTCGGAGGGGATTGGCAACCGTTCGATTGGCCTCCTGTTCTGTGGGTGAACACGGTGGTCCTGCTCACCAGCAGCGCCACCTTGTGGCGGGCGGGGGTTTGTTTTCATCATACTCACTGGCGCGCGTTCGCCCGATGGACAACGGTGACGTCTCTTCTGGGTCTTGGATTTCTCGCGGGGCAGCTCTGGGTCTGGCACCAACTCCGGATGCGCGGCATCTATCTGAACACAAACCCCAACAGCTCCTTCTTCTATCTGTTGACGGGAACGCACGGCGTTCATCTCGCCGGAGGGATAGTGGCGCTGCTGTGGCTGAGCATTCTCGCCTGGCGACTTGTTCGCCCGACCGAAGCCACGTCAGCGACTATTGCTCGCTGCCGCATTGCGGTTGATGTCACGTCGCTCTACTGGCATTTCCTTGATGGATTATGGATCTTCTTGGTGTTACTCCTTTTCCTCTGGAGGTAA